One Candidatus Korarchaeum sp. genomic region harbors:
- a CDS encoding QueT transporter family protein, with protein MRDQGLTMRVAMTSVFAALYATITIALTPISFYEIQVRISDSLLALSLLFGTPVVIGTSVGCFIANLLGPFGVVDAIGGSLANLIAAYLGWRLRRRKVLALAQMPFTISIVVSSYLYELLGLPFPVTFIYVLAGSLISIVLIGSLLLKLLGRWYNM; from the coding sequence ATGAGGGATCAAGGGTTAACGATGAGGGTGGCCATGACCTCAGTATTCGCTGCCTTATATGCGACCATTACGATCGCCTTAACACCCATATCCTTCTACGAAATCCAAGTGAGGATTTCCGACTCTTTGCTAGCCCTATCATTGCTGTTCGGGACACCCGTAGTAATAGGGACATCAGTAGGGTGCTTCATCGCGAACTTGTTAGGGCCCTTCGGCGTGGTAGATGCTATAGGCGGTTCCTTAGCCAACTTAATAGCTGCTTATTTAGGGTGGAGGCTCAGGAGAAGAAAGGTTCTCGCATTAGCCCAGATGCCGTTCACAATATCTATAGTAGTCTCCTCATATCTCTATGAGCTACTAGGTCTTCCCTTCCCGGTAACCTTCATCTACGTGCTTGCTGGTTCTCTAATCTCAATAGTGCTGATAGGCTCCCTCCTCCTGAAGCTCCTGGGCAGGTGGTACAATATGTAA
- a CDS encoding N-glycosylase/DNA lyase, with protein MGVEELLDEINKLKSSQVRDIVKRRMKEFEELRNGSNEDLFRELVFCLLTANFSAEGALRILRSLGDGIFTLTERELAERLAELGHRYPKRRAEFIVGARRLVPVLRDVMNSFKDEKLLREWLVKNVKGLGYKEASHFLRNIGYKNVSIIDLHVLNVLLRFGLLEERPKSLSRRRYLEIESLLEHVARRSGMPVGELDLYLWYLGTGKVIK; from the coding sequence TTGGGTGTTGAGGAGCTTTTAGATGAGATAAATAAGCTGAAGAGCAGCCAGGTTAGAGATATAGTGAAGAGAAGGATGAAAGAGTTCGAGGAGCTGAGGAACGGGAGTAATGAGGACTTGTTCAGGGAGTTGGTCTTCTGCCTACTCACTGCGAACTTCAGCGCGGAGGGCGCCTTAAGGATCCTCCGCTCACTAGGGGACGGTATCTTCACGCTAACCGAGAGAGAGCTCGCTGAGAGACTAGCTGAGTTAGGTCATAGGTATCCTAAGAGGAGAGCTGAGTTCATAGTAGGGGCTAGGAGGCTAGTACCAGTACTGAGGGATGTGATGAACAGCTTTAAGGATGAGAAGCTCCTTAGGGAGTGGCTAGTCAAGAACGTGAAGGGATTAGGCTATAAGGAGGCTAGTCATTTCCTCAGGAACATCGGATATAAGAATGTCTCGATAATCGACTTGCATGTGCTCAACGTATTGTTAAGGTTCGGTCTGTTGGAGGAAAGACCTAAGAGTTTGAGTAGAAGGAGGTATCTAGAGATAGAGTCCTTGCTAGAGCACGTAGCTAGGAGGTCAGGTATGCCCGTGGGAGAACTGGATCTCTACCTATGGTACCTGGGGACAGGTAAGGTTATAAAGTAG
- a CDS encoding desulfoferrodoxin family protein yields MGTSKFLYCPSCGRIVEEHIPRESPLICCGKSMTQLTPNSIGFSEDHMPRVYLDEGEMIIEVGLVPHDMNEGSRILWIEVAKDGARRAREYLDLMSRPEASFRKLDGPFTVRVMCSKHGLWEHKYEPANLEISEAVLKAIDKYNSLRGRESVATILQVTDKTIKVEFSGNFCRTCGFYDYFEDFRQLLEEFGVKSKLEVIEEDDEGAFVTYSLEGD; encoded by the coding sequence ATGGGGACCTCCAAGTTCCTCTACTGTCCCTCATGCGGAAGGATCGTGGAGGAGCATATACCGAGAGAAAGCCCCCTTATCTGCTGCGGTAAGAGCATGACTCAGTTGACTCCCAATTCCATCGGATTCTCGGAAGATCATATGCCCAGAGTTTACCTAGATGAGGGTGAGATGATAATCGAGGTGGGACTGGTTCCACATGACATGAACGAGGGAAGCAGGATCCTCTGGATAGAAGTAGCTAAGGATGGAGCCCGGCGTGCGAGGGAGTACTTGGATCTCATGAGCCGGCCCGAAGCTTCCTTCCGTAAACTCGATGGTCCCTTCACCGTAAGGGTGATGTGCTCGAAACACGGTTTGTGGGAGCATAAATACGAACCGGCCAATCTCGAGATCTCGGAAGCCGTTTTAAAGGCTATAGATAAGTACAATTCACTTAGAGGAAGGGAATCCGTTGCTACCATACTGCAGGTCACTGATAAGACGATTAAAGTGGAGTTCTCCGGTAACTTCTGCAGGACCTGCGGTTTCTACGATTACTTCGAGGATTTCAGACAGCTCTTAGAGGAATTCGGGGTGAAGTCAAAACTAGAGGTCATAGAGGAGGATGATGAGGGAGCTTTCGTTACTTATAGTTTAGAGGGAGATTGA